From Moraxella sp. K1664, one genomic window encodes:
- the glyS gene encoding glycine--tRNA ligase subunit beta, whose amino-acid sequence MSTILFELGTEELPPKSLKTLQNALYNHVKTALGEQNIAFDDIKAYSAPRRLALLIKGVGDHQPDRTEIKKGPNIKASFDADGNLSRAGQGFLQGLNANGLNLTADDLITISDKKGEYIAYELTIKGKKVTDMMPNLIQKALDDLPIAKRMRSGASKGEFVRPVQWVVLMADDTVIPARIQGHDTGNQSRGHRYHAPDFFVIDHAEHYENLLAERFVVADFAKRQADIVAQVQKLSDEIGATAIVPDDLLDEVTALVDYPVALRASFPERFLAVPQEALISTMQADQKYFCLTDDNGKLKPNFIFISNIDSLDKSAVILGNEKVVRPRLSDAEFFFLQDQKRPLTDFAETLKTRVFQDKLGTIWEKGERIAKLSAFISENLHSHGWQVSTDDVVRAGILAKADLATTLVGEFPELQGIAGTYYAYKSGEKAEVAEAISEQYLPKFSGDELPKTPIGIALALSDRIDTLVGIFGINEAPTGSKDPFSLRRASIGVLRILIENKLPLNLASLVGEAIKNYGNKINNMSETFNAVMEFVGSRYRAMYTEQGVAVDTIQAVQAINPHMPLDFDERIRAVQAFRALPQAQVLAENNKRVANILAKADNVGDSIDESLLTETAEKALYQAILTAKETVKPLQDNADYQGVLTALTALASPLTDFFDNVMVNADDENLKNNRLALLGQVRTLFLSVADIGVLQG is encoded by the coding sequence ATGAGTACAATCCTATTTGAACTTGGCACCGAAGAGTTGCCCCCAAAATCTCTAAAAACTTTGCAAAATGCCCTATACAACCATGTCAAGACAGCATTGGGTGAGCAAAACATTGCTTTTGATGACATCAAGGCATACTCTGCTCCACGCCGTTTGGCACTACTCATCAAAGGCGTGGGCGACCATCAGCCCGACCGCACCGAAATCAAAAAAGGCCCAAATATCAAGGCAAGTTTTGATGCTGACGGGAATTTGTCTCGTGCAGGGCAGGGTTTTTTGCAAGGGCTTAACGCCAATGGTCTAAATCTTACAGCAGATGATTTAATCACCATCAGCGATAAAAAAGGTGAATACATCGCTTATGAGCTGACTATTAAGGGCAAAAAAGTTACCGACATGATGCCAAACCTTATCCAAAAGGCACTCGATGATTTGCCGATTGCCAAACGTATGCGTTCTGGGGCGAGCAAGGGCGAGTTTGTCCGTCCTGTGCAGTGGGTGGTACTCATGGCGGACGATACCGTCATTCCTGCACGCATTCAAGGGCATGACACGGGCAATCAGTCTCGTGGTCATCGCTATCACGCCCCTGATTTTTTTGTGATTGACCATGCCGAGCATTATGAGAACCTACTTGCCGAGCGGTTTGTGGTGGCGGATTTTGCCAAACGCCAAGCGGACATTGTTGCCCAAGTCCAAAAACTCTCCGATGAAATCGGTGCGACTGCCATTGTCCCTGATGACTTACTTGACGAAGTTACCGCCCTTGTGGATTATCCTGTTGCCCTGCGAGCGAGCTTTCCCGAGCGGTTTTTGGCGGTTCCCCAAGAAGCCCTTATCAGCACCATGCAAGCCGACCAAAAATATTTTTGTCTCACGGACGACAATGGCAAGCTAAAACCCAACTTTATTTTTATTAGCAATATTGATAGCCTTGATAAATCTGCGGTAATTTTGGGTAATGAAAAAGTGGTACGCCCACGCCTGTCGGACGCTGAATTTTTCTTTTTGCAAGACCAAAAACGTCCGCTTACTGACTTTGCCGAAACCCTAAAAACACGAGTATTTCAAGATAAACTTGGTACAATTTGGGAAAAGGGCGAACGCATTGCCAAATTATCCGCCTTTATCAGTGAAAATTTGCACTCACATGGCTGGCAGGTATCAACCGATGATGTGGTACGAGCAGGGATTTTGGCAAAGGCAGATTTGGCGACCACATTGGTGGGCGAGTTTCCCGAGTTGCAAGGCATTGCAGGGACGTATTATGCTTATAAATCAGGTGAAAAAGCAGAGGTGGCAGAAGCCATTAGTGAACAATATCTGCCCAAATTTAGTGGTGATGAATTGCCCAAAACACCAATTGGCATCGCTCTTGCCTTGTCCGATCGCATAGATACATTGGTGGGGATTTTTGGAATTAACGAAGCTCCAACAGGTTCAAAAGACCCATTTAGCCTAAGACGGGCAAGTATTGGTGTTTTGCGTATTTTGATTGAAAATAAATTACCGCTAAATCTGGCAAGCCTTGTGGGTGAAGCCATCAAAAATTATGGTAATAAAATCAATAACATGAGCGAAACTTTTAACGCTGTCATGGAATTTGTCGGTTCACGCTATCGTGCCATGTACACCGAGCAGGGCGTAGCGGTGGATACCATTCAAGCCGTGCAAGCGATAAATCCGCACATGCCCCTTGATTTTGATGAGCGTATCCGTGCCGTGCAGGCGTTTCGTGCGTTGCCACAGGCACAGGTGTTGGCAGAAAACAACAAACGTGTTGCCAATATCCTTGCCAAAGCCGACAACGTGGGCGATAGCATAGATGAGAGTCTTTTGACCGAGACGGCAGAAAAGGCGTTGTATCAGGCGATTTTGACTGCCAAAGAGACGGTAAAACCCTTGCAAGACAATGCCGATTATCAAGGGGTATTGACCGCCTTGACCGCCTTGGCAAGTCCATTGACCGACTTTTTTGATAATGTCATGGTAAATGCCGATGATGAGAATCTTAAAAACAACCGCCTAGCCTTGCTTGGGCAAGTGCGTACGCTGTTTTTGAGTGTGGCGGATATTGGAGTGCTTCAAGGTTGA
- a CDS encoding DUF459 domain-containing protein has protein sequence MSEHKQDEINHINKADIDSQDNVNQANIHRKDINKEKINKENIDTENTDKEIIHQDDSDDWDNEVISLDDNFKQSFITTLMFLVLSTVMGIWIMQKSINAYYLQTYHQSSPLNLINSPLWQKGGDIGDGLYAFHDNIANNIGNMNKSVIDEFNDNYAYTPAYKAQMAEKARQEQLRQEQERQLKAQALKENQAQNELEQSLTLNKSQKVFFAGDSMMQGIAPHMQKYLQGLGVDSVNLSKQSTGLAYPKFFDWNSTIKNTLQSDSSIKVLIVMLGANDPWDMPDKQGKYLKFNSEEWIAEYQARMKDILDFAKERQVGVIWVTPPNMKKNKLNEQMVQLNDVMMNELTRHNVKVIDARPIMGGRNNVYNDYLEKDGKNIKMRSGDGIHFSGDGQRILAKEVQSYLIIE, from the coding sequence ATGAGCGAACATAAACAAGATGAGATTAATCATATTAACAAGGCTGATATTGACAGTCAAGATAATGTCAATCAAGCAAATATTCATCGAAAAGACATTAATAAAGAAAAAATTAACAAAGAAAACATTGATACAGAAAATACAGATAAAGAAATCATTCATCAAGATGATAGCGATGATTGGGATAATGAAGTCATTAGCCTAGATGATAATTTTAAACAATCTTTTATCACCACGCTCATGTTTTTGGTATTATCTACCGTCATGGGTATTTGGATAATGCAAAAATCAATCAATGCCTATTATCTACAAACTTATCATCAGTCCAGCCCGTTAAATCTGATTAATAGTCCGTTATGGCAAAAAGGGGGCGATATTGGCGATGGATTATATGCCTTTCATGATAATATCGCCAATAATATCGGCAATATGAATAAAAGTGTGATTGATGAGTTTAATGATAATTACGCCTATACCCCTGCTTATAAAGCCCAAATGGCAGAAAAAGCACGTCAAGAGCAATTACGTCAAGAGCAAGAAAGACAATTAAAAGCCCAAGCCCTAAAAGAAAATCAAGCCCAAAATGAATTAGAACAATCTTTGACATTAAATAAAAGCCAAAAAGTATTTTTTGCTGGAGATTCGATGATGCAGGGCATTGCCCCACATATGCAAAAGTATTTACAAGGCTTAGGCGTGGATTCGGTCAATCTTAGCAAACAAAGTACCGGTTTGGCATATCCTAAATTCTTTGATTGGAATAGCACCATTAAAAATACGTTACAATCAGATAGTAGTATCAAAGTACTCATTGTCATGCTGGGGGCAAATGACCCTTGGGATATGCCAGATAAACAGGGAAAATACCTAAAATTTAATAGCGAAGAATGGATAGCAGAATATCAGGCACGCATGAAAGATATATTGGATTTTGCCAAAGAAAGGCAGGTGGGCGTGATTTGGGTAACACCGCCAAATATGAAAAAAAATAAATTAAATGAACAAATGGTTCAGCTTAATGATGTGATGATGAATGAGCTTACTCGTCATAATGTCAAAGTGATTGATGCACGTCCTATCATGGGTGGGCGTAACAATGTTTACAATGATTATCTTGAAAAAGACGGCAAAAACATTAAAATGCGTAGCGGTGATGGTATTCATTTTTCTGGCGATGGTCAGCGGATTCTTGCCAAAGAAGTGCAATCTTATTTAATCATTGAGTGA
- a CDS encoding DUF4377 domain-containing protein: MKHRSLLLLPLTLIISLSACQSRPPVPEPRYIPNVTLNASETLEVMPYRSACHSATPMQCLLVKPVGADDDELFGIGYNDIIGFTPIIGTAYTIKVRQEIDQNTGKPTGMWQLDEILTQNIHSSN, translated from the coding sequence ATGAAACATCGCTCCTTGTTACTCTTACCCCTAACACTCATCATCTCGTTGAGTGCCTGCCAAAGTCGCCCCCCTGTGCCCGAGCCACGTTATATCCCTAATGTGACCCTAAACGCCAGCGAAACGCTAGAAGTCATGCCTTATCGCAGTGCCTGTCATTCTGCCACGCCCATGCAGTGTCTACTGGTCAAGCCCGTCGGGGCAGACGATGATGAGCTGTTCGGCATTGGCTATAATGACATCATCGGCTTTACACCAATCATTGGCACCGCCTATACCATCAAAGTACGTCAAGAGATAGACCAAAATACCGGCAAACCCACAGGAATGTGGCAGCTAGATGAGATTTTAACGCAAAATATTCATTCATCAAATTAA
- the glyQ gene encoding glycine--tRNA ligase subunit alpha, with amino-acid sequence MTQTSKQALTFQQIILTLQNYWAERGCVVLQPYDMEMGAGTFHTATFLRALTPEKWNAAYVQPSRRPTDGRYGDNPNRLQHYYQFQVVLKPNPANIQELYLGSLQALGIDTLTHDVRFVEDNWESPTLGAWGLGWEVWLNGMEVTQFTYFQQVGGIECFPVTGEITYGLERLAMYTQGVDSVYDLVWTDGEFGRVTYGDVFHQNEVEQSTYNFEHADISKLFELFDFYEHEADRLVGVNLPLPAYEMVLKASHTFNLLDARGAISVTERQRFILRVRTLARKVAESYTVARAKLGFPLADDAHKPEALEKWLVKED; translated from the coding sequence ATGACACAAACATCAAAACAAGCATTAACCTTTCAACAAATTATCCTAACCCTACAAAACTACTGGGCAGAGCGTGGCTGTGTGGTCTTGCAACCTTATGACATGGAAATGGGGGCAGGGACGTTTCACACCGCCACATTTTTGCGTGCTTTAACGCCTGAAAAATGGAATGCTGCCTATGTTCAGCCGTCTCGTCGCCCAACCGATGGGCGTTATGGCGATAATCCTAACCGTTTGCAACACTATTACCAATTTCAAGTGGTCTTAAAGCCAAATCCTGCCAACATTCAAGAGCTGTATTTGGGTTCTTTGCAGGCCTTGGGCATTGATACGCTGACCCATGACGTGCGTTTTGTTGAGGATAACTGGGAGAGTCCAACGCTTGGGGCGTGGGGGCTTGGTTGGGAAGTGTGGCTAAACGGCATGGAAGTTACCCAGTTTACCTATTTTCAGCAGGTGGGTGGGATTGAGTGTTTTCCTGTAACGGGCGAGATTACTTATGGATTGGAACGCCTTGCCATGTATACCCAAGGCGTGGATAGCGTCTATGACCTTGTGTGGACGGACGGCGAGTTTGGGCGTGTGACTTATGGCGATGTGTTCCACCAAAACGAAGTGGAGCAATCTACCTATAATTTTGAACATGCAGATATTAGCAAACTTTTTGAATTATTTGACTTTTATGAGCATGAAGCCGACCGCTTGGTGGGTGTAAATCTGCCATTGCCTGCCTATGAGATGGTACTAAAAGCCAGCCATACTTTTAATCTATTGGACGCTCGTGGGGCAATTAGCGTTACCGAACGCCAACGCTTTATCTTGCGTGTGCGGACATTGGCTCGTAAAGTGGCGGAGAGTTATACCGTTGCACGAGCGAAATTGGGCTTTCCTTTGGCAGATGATGCCCATAAGCCAGAAGCGTTGGAAAAATGGTTGGTCAAAGAAGATTAA
- a CDS encoding GDSL-type esterase/lipase family protein, with product MNLTKLSFKPTLLIMACVSVSAHANLTNFGEPNTSALAQAMTNHSVHIVQLGDSHTAGDTMTDALRNRLQGVMGDGGMGWAMPMYFSGQRMARFSYDNVDFSPISSRTNQSEYYTLGGLIARPKVNGASLTLKPKKGAEPAQRIWVSIRQQPTDGRFTGVDAYGKRFVLETARKDGTWQMVSVDVNLPFTIYNDNATGSAIGGWWAFNPSGRGAVVSALGINGAELSHWGRWNAQAWQNELATIRPTLIVLAYGTNEAYNGVSGESVRATLTEKIRQIRAVSPRSAVMVLGSPEALKSTGGGCGTRPATLTDVQTAQRQVAQAERTLYWDWQGAMGGSCSMKSWISRGLASKDGVHFSQSGYTRLGNELANELLALQAQAPTQYPNATYPNTAPTYSPNDVPSISSGQGGQGRGFIRIERAN from the coding sequence ATGAATTTAACAAAACTTAGCTTTAAGCCTACCTTATTAATCATGGCGTGCGTGTCGGTATCAGCTCATGCCAATCTAACCAACTTTGGCGAACCCAATACCAGTGCCTTAGCCCAAGCCATGACAAACCATTCGGTACATATCGTCCAACTCGGCGACAGCCACACCGCTGGCGACACCATGACGGACGCTCTAAGAAATCGCTTGCAGGGCGTGATGGGCGATGGTGGCATGGGCTGGGCGATGCCGATGTATTTTAGCGGTCAGCGTATGGCACGGTTTAGTTATGATAATGTGGATTTTTCGCCAATTTCTAGCCGTACCAATCAAAGCGAGTATTATACGCTGGGCGGACTGATTGCCAGACCCAAGGTCAATGGGGCAAGTCTAACCCTAAAACCCAAAAAAGGGGCAGAACCTGCTCAGCGTATCTGGGTGAGCATTCGTCAGCAACCGACAGACGGCAGATTTACAGGGGTGGACGCTTATGGCAAGCGGTTTGTGCTAGAAACGGCACGCAAAGACGGCACATGGCAGATGGTGAGTGTGGACGTGAATTTGCCGTTTACCATTTATAATGACAACGCCACAGGCTCGGCGATTGGCGGTTGGTGGGCGTTTAACCCCAGTGGACGTGGGGCGGTGGTATCGGCACTGGGTATCAATGGGGCGGAGCTGTCGCATTGGGGCAGATGGAATGCGCAGGCGTGGCAAAATGAGCTTGCGACCATTCGCCCCACGCTTATCGTACTCGCCTATGGCACTAATGAAGCGTATAATGGCGTGTCAGGCGAGAGCGTGCGTGCGACCTTGACCGAAAAAATCCGCCAAATCCGTGCCGTCAGTCCACGTTCGGCGGTCATGGTACTCGGCTCGCCAGAAGCTCTAAAAAGCACAGGCGGTGGGTGTGGCACACGCCCTGCCACGCTCACAGACGTGCAAACCGCCCAACGGCAAGTCGCCCAAGCCGAACGCACCTTATATTGGGATTGGCAAGGGGCGATGGGTGGCTCTTGCTCGATGAAATCATGGATAAGTCGTGGACTTGCCAGTAAAGATGGCGTGCATTTTAGTCAGTCAGGCTACACTCGTCTGGGTAATGAGTTGGCAAATGAGCTGTTGGCATTACAGGCACAAGCCCCCACGCAGTATCCGAATGCCACTTATCCTAACACCGCTCCGACATACAGCCCCAATGATGTGCCAAGTATCAGCTCAGGGCAGGGCGGTCAAGGGCGTGGGTTTATCCGCATTGAACGGGCTAATTAG
- a CDS encoding MBOAT family protein, translating to MFSFLSVEFALLFMVFFMLYWAFKKRPDIQNMLLLIISYAIIYLMAGLMAVGMLFIFSIVIYFIARQIIISRHKKSWMAMGVIITLINLSVFKYYEFFRANISRALEMWQLDNTGLMANIIFPLGISYYSFQAISYLATLYQQTKNNHQPQTPLSLWQSLTYFSFFATISSGPITRVAYTKGLKDITGKECAMYDQLNEPKPRQLLYPKIAFALIVLALAKKWWLAGYLADNWVNPVFANPTGFHSLEVLTAIYGYTLQLFLDFSGYSEMMVAFGLLLGFRLPMNFNAPLLAHNIRDFWDRWHISLSTWIRDYIYIPLGGSRKGFWFTQLNLIIAMVLSGIWHGSTFNFFFWGLLHALAIALLNTGDLACQKISGHDKGRNFLANTGIIGKTLGVLITVHFVVFAFVFFRATTLDEALLIFNALFFNHINVAWTNNPIYLLAILTLAWLIYPLFHRHQTQVGRLINKMPSVIFYVLCFMVFMAVVILAPSGIPGFIYANF from the coding sequence ATGTTTTCATTTTTATCGGTAGAATTTGCGTTATTGTTCATGGTGTTTTTTATGCTTTATTGGGCATTTAAAAAAAGACCAGACATTCAAAATATGTTGTTGCTCATTATCAGCTATGCCATTATTTATTTAATGGCAGGCTTGATGGCAGTTGGCATGCTGTTTATTTTTAGTATTGTCATTTATTTCATTGCTCGGCAAATCATCATCAGTCGCCACAAAAAATCATGGATGGCGATGGGCGTTATCATCACTTTGATAAATCTATCAGTGTTTAAATATTATGAATTTTTCCGTGCCAATATTAGCCGTGCCTTAGAGATGTGGCAATTAGATAATACGGGACTTATGGCAAATATTATTTTCCCATTGGGTATTTCTTATTATTCATTTCAAGCCATTAGTTATTTGGCGACCTTATACCAACAAACCAAAAACAATCATCAGCCCCAAACGCCATTGAGTTTATGGCAATCATTAACCTATTTTTCATTTTTTGCCACTATCTCATCAGGCCCGATTACTCGTGTGGCTTATACCAAAGGACTAAAAGACATTACTGGCAAAGAATGTGCCATGTATGACCAATTAAATGAACCAAAACCACGCCAATTATTATACCCAAAAATCGCCTTTGCCTTAATCGTGCTTGCCCTTGCCAAAAAATGGTGGCTGGCAGGGTATTTGGCAGATAATTGGGTTAATCCCGTCTTTGCCAATCCCACAGGCTTTCATAGCTTAGAAGTATTGACCGCCATTTATGGTTATACCTTGCAATTATTTTTAGATTTTTCAGGATATAGTGAGATGATGGTGGCATTTGGATTATTGCTCGGTTTTCGCTTACCCATGAATTTTAATGCCCCATTATTGGCTCATAATATTAGAGATTTTTGGGACAGATGGCATATTAGTTTATCGACATGGATAAGAGATTATATTTATATTCCCTTAGGTGGTAGTAGAAAGGGCTTTTGGTTTACCCAGCTCAATCTTATTATTGCGATGGTGCTATCAGGGATTTGGCATGGCTCAACCTTTAACTTTTTCTTTTGGGGGCTATTACACGCCTTAGCCATTGCTTTATTAAATACAGGCGATTTGGCGTGCCAAAAAATAAGCGGTCATGATAAAGGTCGTAACTTTTTGGCAAATACAGGCATCATTGGTAAAACGCTGGGCGTATTAATCACCGTGCATTTTGTGGTATTTGCCTTTGTCTTTTTTAGGGCGACCACATTAGATGAAGCGTTATTGATTTTTAATGCCTTATTTTTTAATCATATTAATGTGGCATGGACAAATAACCCGATTTATCTATTGGCGATTTTGACATTGGCATGGCTGATTTATCCATTATTTCATCGTCATCAAACACAGGTCGGTCGGCTAATAAATAAAATGCCAAGCGTGATTTTTTATGTGTTGTGCTTTATGGTATTTATGGCGGTGGTCATTTTGGCTCCGTCTGGCATTCCCGGTTTTATTTATGCAAATTTCTAA
- a CDS encoding pyruvate, water dikinase regulatory protein: MYVHTPTPSQQDQQARQAKQFKAPELLRSAFFISDGTAITAETLGRSLLSQFGNVKFDVKIIPYVDTPELAHEAVKRINEAHHLSGLKPLVFDTIVSDEIRSIINGANATNLDIYEGLITRIANEIGETPDPHAGMAHGQVDSEDYKARIDAVHFALDNDDGARTNHYDGADIILVGLSRSGKTPTSLYLALQFGIRAANYPLTEDDLDSSNLPKVLQPYRHKLFGLTIDTERLVRIRQERKAGSRYASLAQCQEEQRAIQAIYTAQKIPNLNVSEMSIEEIATRILQITGLARRIG, encoded by the coding sequence ATGTACGTTCACACCCCCACACCCAGCCAACAAGACCAGCAGGCTCGGCAAGCCAAGCAGTTTAAAGCCCCCGAGCTACTTCGCAGTGCTTTTTTTATCTCTGACGGCACCGCCATCACCGCTGAGACGCTTGGGCGATCGCTACTTAGCCAATTTGGCAATGTCAAATTTGACGTCAAAATCATCCCCTATGTGGACACTCCCGAGCTGGCTCATGAAGCGGTCAAACGTATTAACGAAGCCCATCATTTATCAGGACTTAAACCCTTGGTTTTTGACACCATCGTCAGTGATGAGATTCGCAGTATCATCAACGGGGCGAACGCCACCAATCTTGATATCTATGAAGGGTTAATTACCCGCATTGCCAACGAGATTGGCGAGACCCCCGACCCCCACGCAGGCATGGCACACGGACAAGTGGACAGCGAAGACTATAAAGCAAGGATTGACGCGGTGCATTTTGCCCTAGATAATGACGACGGGGCAAGAACCAATCACTATGATGGGGCGGACATCATCTTAGTTGGCTTATCACGCTCGGGAAAAACGCCCACAAGCCTATATCTTGCCTTACAGTTTGGCATTCGTGCCGCCAACTATCCTTTGACCGAAGACGACCTAGATAGTAGCAATCTGCCCAAAGTATTACAGCCCTATCGCCACAAACTCTTTGGTCTGACCATTGACACCGAGCGACTGGTACGTATCCGCCAAGAGCGAAAAGCAGGTTCTCGCTATGCGTCCCTTGCCCAATGCCAAGAAGAACAGCGTGCCATCCAAGCCATCTACACCGCCCAAAAAATCCCCAATCTCAATGTCTCTGAGATGAGTATTGAAGAGATTGCCACACGGATTTTACAAATCACAGGTTTGGCACGGCGGATTGGCTGA
- the ppsA gene encoding phosphoenolpyruvate synthase, with protein MAQVIPFNKLGKDDVEIVGGKNASLGEMISNLANVGVSVPNGFATTAEAFNRFLNETGLLDKINAELKGLDVDDVEKLAEVGAKVRGWVIAQALPKDLEDEIRTAFDTLTGGQDVAVAVRSSATAEDLPDASFAGQQETFLNIRGIDNVLIAIKEVFASLYNDRAIAYRVHKGFEHAGVALSSGVQRMVRSETGTSGVMFTLDTESGFNDVVFITASYGLGEMVVQGAVNPDEFYLSKKLLAENRPAVVRRNLGSKHIKMVYGDEGTTKRSTKIVDVEKGDRQQFALNTDELTRLAKQALIIEKHYGCPMDIEWAKDGDTNELFIVQARPETVKSRQDKTSMERYVINSKGAKVLCEGRSIGQRVGAGKVRIVTNLNEMSKVQDGDVLVSDMTDPDWEPVMKRASAIITNRGGRTCHAAIIARELGVPAIVGCGNATELLTDGQAVTVSCAEGDTGFIYDGILDFEVQKNSVASMPELGFKVMMNVGNPDRAFDFAQIPNEGVGLARLEFIINRMIGVHPKALLNVDTLPQETQAQVFERIAGYNSPVEFYINKLIEGISTLAVAFKDKPVIVRMSDFKSNEYANLIGGKLYEPHEENPMLGFRGASRYISDNFRDCFELECRALKYVRDDMGLTNVKIMIPFVRTTGEARQVIELLEKNGLKRGENSLEIIMMCELPTNALLADEFLAYFDGFSIGSNDLTQLTLGLDRDSGIVSHLFDERDPAVKKLLGMAIEACRKQGKYVGICGQGPSDHPDLAKWLMEQGISSVSLNPDTVLDTWLFLADK; from the coding sequence ATGGCACAAGTTATCCCCTTTAACAAACTAGGCAAAGACGATGTTGAGATTGTCGGTGGTAAAAATGCGTCTTTGGGCGAGATGATTAGCAATCTTGCCAATGTTGGCGTGTCTGTGCCAAACGGCTTTGCCACGACCGCAGAAGCGTTTAACCGCTTTTTGAACGAAACAGGTTTACTTGACAAAATCAATGCCGAACTAAAAGGCTTGGACGTTGATGATGTCGAAAAACTTGCCGAAGTGGGGGCAAAAGTGCGTGGTTGGGTCATCGCCCAAGCACTGCCAAAAGACTTAGAAGATGAGATTCGCACCGCATTTGATACGCTTACAGGTGGTCAAGATGTGGCGGTGGCGGTGCGTTCATCAGCGACTGCCGAAGACTTGCCCGATGCGTCTTTTGCAGGTCAGCAAGAGACATTCCTTAACATTCGTGGCATTGACAACGTACTGATTGCCATCAAAGAAGTGTTTGCCAGTCTTTATAACGACCGTGCGATTGCCTACCGTGTACACAAAGGCTTTGAGCACGCAGGCGTGGCGTTGTCGTCAGGCGTTCAGCGTATGGTACGCTCGGAGACGGGTACGTCTGGCGTGATGTTTACGCTTGACACCGAAAGCGGATTTAATGACGTGGTGTTTATCACCGCAAGCTATGGCTTGGGCGAAATGGTGGTGCAAGGGGCGGTAAACCCTGATGAGTTTTATTTATCCAAAAAACTATTGGCAGAGAATCGCCCTGCTGTGGTTCGTCGTAATCTTGGCTCAAAACACATTAAAATGGTCTATGGCGATGAAGGTACGACCAAACGCTCCACCAAAATCGTGGACGTAGAAAAAGGCGACCGTCAGCAGTTTGCCCTAAATACCGATGAGCTAACTCGCCTTGCCAAACAAGCCCTTATCATTGAAAAACACTATGGCTGTCCTATGGATATTGAGTGGGCAAAAGACGGCGATACCAACGAATTATTCATCGTACAAGCTCGCCCCGAAACTGTCAAATCTCGCCAAGACAAAACGAGCATGGAGCGTTATGTCATCAATAGCAAGGGGGCAAAAGTCCTATGCGAAGGGCGTTCTATCGGTCAGCGTGTCGGTGCGGGCAAGGTGCGTATCGTAACCAATTTGAACGAGATGAGCAAAGTCCAAGACGGCGATGTGCTAGTGTCTGACATGACCGACCCCGATTGGGAGCCTGTGATGAAGCGTGCCAGTGCGATTATCACCAACCGTGGCGGACGCACTTGCCATGCGGCGATTATCGCTCGTGAGCTTGGCGTACCTGCCATTGTCGGCTGTGGTAACGCCACCGAGCTTTTGACAGACGGTCAGGCGGTAACGGTATCATGTGCCGAGGGCGATACGGGCTTTATTTATGACGGCATTTTGGACTTTGAAGTACAAAAAAATTCTGTCGCCAGTATGCCTGAGCTTGGCTTTAAGGTTATGATGAACGTGGGTAATCCCGACCGTGCCTTTGACTTTGCCCAAATCCCAAATGAGGGCGTAGGCTTGGCTCGTTTAGAATTTATCATTAACCGCATGATTGGCGTACACCCCAAGGCTCTTTTGAACGTGGACACCTTGCCACAAGAGACCCAAGCCCAAGTGTTTGAGCGTATCGCAGGGTACAACTCGCCTGTGGAGTTTTATATCAACAAACTCATCGAAGGTATCTCAACGCTTGCCGTGGCGTTCAAAGACAAGCCTGTCATCGTGCGTATGAGTGATTTTAAATCCAACGAATATGCCAACCTAATCGGCGGTAAGCTGTACGAACCGCACGAAGAAAACCCAATGCTTGGTTTCCGTGGGGCGAGTCGTTATATCTCGGACAATTTCCGTGATTGCTTTGAATTAGAATGCCGTGCCTTAAAATACGTCCGTGATGACATGGGGCTAACCAACGTCAAAATCATGATTCCGTTTGTGCGTACCACAGGCGAAGCTCGCCAAGTTATTGAATTACTTGAAAAAAATGGGCTAAAACGTGGCGAGAATTCTCTTGAAATTATCATGATGTGCGAATTGCCAACCAATGCCTTGCTTGCTGATGAGTTCTTGGCTTACTTTGACGGTTTTTCAATCGGCTCAAACGATCTAACTCAGCTTACGCTAGGGCTTGACCGTGATAGTGGCATTGTATCGCACTTGTTTGATGAGCGAGACCCTGCGGTCAAAAAACTGCTTGGCATGGCGATTGAAGCGTGCCGTAAACAGGGTAAATATGTCGGCATTTGCGGTCAAGGGCCGTCCGACCACCCAGACCTTGCCAAATGGCTCATGGAGCAAGGTATCAGCTCGGTATCGCTAAACCCTGATACGGTGCTGGATACTTGGTTATTTTTGGCGGATAAATGA